Proteins co-encoded in one Setaria viridis chromosome 9, Setaria_viridis_v4.0, whole genome shotgun sequence genomic window:
- the LOC117836616 gene encoding chitinase 8: MARLALVACAAAAMAVLLGVAAADVGSIITQDVYNAMLPNRDNSICPANGFYTYDAFIQAANSFPGFGTSGGSDEANKRELAAFFGQTSHETNGGAAGQYTWGYCFKEEISKATSPPYYGRGPIQLTGQANYQQAGSAIGADLVGNPDLVSTDPVISFKTAIWFWMTAQSPKPSCHDVILGNWTPTSADTSAGRVPGYGVITNIINGGLECGMGPNDANVNRIGYYKHYCDMLGVGYGDNLDCYSQQHF; encoded by the exons ATGGCGAGGCTGGCGCTCGTGgcgtgcgccgcggcggcgatggcggtgcTGCTCGGCGTGGCAGCGGCGGACGTGGGCTCCATCATCACGCAGGACGTGTACAACGCCATGCTGCCCAACCGCGACAACTCCATCTGCCCCGCCAACGGGTTCTACACCTACGACGCCTTCATCCAGGCCGCCAACTCCTTCCCGGGGTTCGgcaccagcggcggcagcgacgaggCCAACAAGCGGGAGCTCGCCGCCTTCTTCGGCCAGACCTCCCACGAGACCAACGGCGGTGCTGCTGGTCAGTACACATGGGGGTACTGCTTCAAGGAGGAGATCAGCAAGGCAACCTCTCCTCCCTACTACGGACGGGGACCCATCCAATTGACAGG GCAGGCCAACTACCAGCAGGCTGGGAGCGCGATCGGCGCCGACTTGGTGGGCAACCCGGACCTGGTGTCGACGGACCCCGTGATCTCGTTCAAGACGGCCATCTGGTTCTGGATGACGGCGCAGTCGCCCAAGCCGTCGTGCCACGACGTGATCCTGGGCAACTGGACGCCGACGAGCGCCGACACCTCCGCGGGGCGGGTGCCCGGGTACGGCGTGATCACCAACATCATCAACGGCGGGCTCGAGTGCGGCATGGGGCCCAACGACGCCAACGTCAACCGCATCGGCTACTACAAGCACTACTGCGACATGTTGGGCGTCGGCTACGGCGACaacctcgactgctactcccaGCAGCATTTCTGA